One window of Macrobrachium rosenbergii isolate ZJJX-2024 chromosome 38, ASM4041242v1, whole genome shotgun sequence genomic DNA carries:
- the LOC136825562 gene encoding tripartite motif-containing protein 59-like gives MAAASSSSFSMGSLESNPLECKICYNLYNEDHCPRILPCSHEFCGRCIKGLISSQMKRCVLCREDFTANSAEDLMINRGLLDAAQQLSSPHIRQNPTKTKNPKKFFLKTKHSRKNITKRGIDVCQGAEAEVKGLIESSRKLRKAVVVVKLGSSKTLENIDLHIQLLENKLATIQRNTLSIKASNSQLKTATDFTSANVMMKETTEFLQAIEETVSKFQEDKKEHYHIKKEMLRIKGELENIVTDPEEQQNEERDFVVNITMNDLRSIHGLLRGDAERKIFALTIFKGKQRVGQVKIESNNKIRVSQVEEGVVPPRSFVIQLESLMQGSSSIRRVFLDLACGSIHLGSVIIKITDNCSTTALNFIHMCLGDMGPSYCHSGLRAKWNGESETIALGSYDVPHGGGTSTQAVFPREDFERERRRTHECTVWRAGQVRGNFSFESASKVWIVTKDDPHKKGKTLFGIVEEGLDILQNAISWYPDRQFKITNCGLVLDIM, from the exons GAGTCCAATCCCCTGGAGTGTAAGATCTGTTATAATTTGTACAATGAAGATCACTGCCCGAGGATTCTCCCTTGTTCCCATGAGTTCTGCGGCCGTTGCATCAAAGGACTCATCTCTTCCCAAATGAAACGCTGTGTCCTCTGTCGTGAGGACTTTACAGCCAATTCAGCTGAAGACCTCATGATTAACAGAGGCCTCCTAGATGCTGCACAGCAGCTATCATCCCCGCACATAAGACAAAACCCCACTAAAACCAAGAACCCCAAGAAGTTTTTCCTAAAGACGAAGCATTCCAGGAAGAATATTACCAAGAGAGGCATCGATGTTTGCCAGGGAGCAGAGGCTGAGGTTAAGGGCCTGATTGAAAGTTCAAGAAAACTGCGAAAAGCAGTTGTAGTGGTAAAGCTTGGCAGTAGTAAAACTCTGGAAAACATTGATCTGCATATACAGCTACTAGAGAACAAGCTTGCGACGATACAGCGCAATACTTTAAGCATCAAAGCTTCTAACTCTCAACTGAAAACAGCAACAGACTTCACTTCAGCAAATGTCATGATGAAAGAAACTACCGAGTTTCTTCAGGCTATAGAAGAAACTGTATCAAAGTTTCAAGAGGACAAAAAGGAACATTATCATATCAAGAAG GAAATGTTAAGGATAAAAGGAGAACTGGAAAATATTGTGACAGATCCAGAAGAAcaacaaaatgaagagagagactTTGTCGTGAATATCACG ATGAATGACCTCCGAAGTATTCATGGTCTCTTGAGAGGGGATGCTGAAAGAAAAATCTTCGCGCTGACGATATTTAAAGGGAAACAGAGGGTGGGTCAAGTCAAGATTGAGTCCAACAACAAAATAAGGGTCAGTCAGGTTGAAGAAGGAGTTGTCCCACCAAGAAGCTTTGTCATACAG CTCGAATCCTTGATGCAAGGGTCTTCTTCCATTCGAAGGGTGTTCCTGGATCTGGCATGTGGATCCATCCACCTGGGGAGTGTCATCATTAAGATCACGGACAACTGTAGCACTACGGCTCTGAACTTCATTCATATGTGCTTGGGGGACATGGGTCCCTCCTACTGTCACTCAGGCTTACGTGCGAAGTGGAATGGAGAGAGTGAAACCATTGCCCTGGGAAGTTATGATGTGCCACATGGAGGAGGCACATCAACGCAAGCAGTGTTTCCGAGGGAGGATTTTGAGCGGGAGAGACGGAGGACCCACGAATGTACAGTCTGGCGGGCAGGACAAGTGAGGGGAAACTTCTCTTTTGAATCTGCCTCCAAGGTTTGGATCGTCACCAAAGATGACCCCcataagaaaggaaaaactttGTTCGGGATAGTAGAAGAGGGACTTGATATTCTGCAAAATGCCATCTCATGGTATCCAGACAGACAGTTCAAGATCACAAACTGCGGCCTTGTCCTT GACATTATGTAG